The following are from one region of the Petrotoga mobilis SJ95 genome:
- a CDS encoding PhoH family protein, whose translation MVKNFIIDTNVLIHDPNSILNFQDNNVVIPFPVIEEIDKLKTRSDKVAKSAREVNRILDSFRNGTPLHKGIKLPGGGILKILALEKNDEKHKIPTYLGESKDDFILYYAMFLKRTDNLPTIIVSKDLNLRIKADALGLESQDYLTDKIDIKLLPDGYYIEENPDKEVEEKGEYDFSELGFKEEPLPNSYLNYGNLFLRYDSKLKKFQSILIDFESEIFGIKPRNVEQVFSLDALLNPDIPFVTLVGKAGTGKTLLALAAGLYCVQVEKLYNKLLVSKPVIPMGKDIGYIPGDIEEKMRPWLQPIYDNLDLLFKGSGKKPEEYLAKKDLLEIEVLSYIRGRTIPNQYMIVDEAQNLTPAEVKTILTRVGEGTKIVLTGDPYQIDNPYLDSSSNGLVYTASKFKDNPLSANITMKKGERSELATVSSEIL comes from the coding sequence TTGGTTAAAAATTTCATTATCGATACAAATGTTTTGATTCATGATCCTAACAGTATTCTCAATTTTCAGGATAACAATGTTGTGATACCTTTTCCTGTAATAGAAGAAATAGATAAGTTAAAAACAAGAAGCGATAAAGTCGCTAAATCCGCCAGAGAGGTTAATAGAATTTTAGATAGTTTTAGAAACGGGACACCATTACATAAAGGGATCAAATTGCCTGGTGGAGGCATATTGAAAATCTTGGCGCTGGAAAAAAACGATGAAAAACATAAAATTCCTACTTACCTTGGGGAATCAAAAGATGATTTCATATTATATTACGCCATGTTTTTAAAAAGAACAGACAACTTACCAACAATAATAGTTAGTAAAGATTTAAATCTGAGGATCAAGGCTGATGCGTTGGGTTTAGAAAGTCAAGATTATTTGACTGATAAAATAGACATAAAACTTCTTCCTGATGGTTATTATATTGAAGAAAATCCAGATAAAGAGGTTGAAGAGAAGGGTGAGTATGATTTTTCAGAATTAGGGTTCAAAGAAGAACCTCTTCCAAATTCATATCTTAACTATGGAAACTTATTTTTAAGATATGATTCTAAGCTAAAGAAGTTTCAATCAATTTTGATAGATTTTGAAAGCGAAATTTTTGGAATAAAACCTAGAAACGTAGAACAAGTTTTTTCCTTGGATGCACTTTTAAACCCAGATATACCTTTTGTGACGTTGGTGGGCAAGGCTGGAACTGGTAAGACGTTACTAGCATTGGCAGCAGGATTATACTGTGTTCAAGTTGAAAAATTGTACAATAAACTTTTGGTTTCAAAGCCTGTTATACCGATGGGGAAAGATATTGGTTATATACCCGGAGATATAGAAGAAAAAATGCGTCCTTGGTTACAACCCATATATGATAATTTAGATTTGTTATTCAAAGGTAGTGGTAAAAAACCAGAAGAATATTTAGCTAAGAAAGATTTATTGGAAATAGAAGTACTTTCATATATAAGAGGAAGAACAATCCCAAACCAATATATGATAGTTGACGAAGCACAGAATTTAACTCCTGCTGAAGTAAAAACTATTTTGACCCGAGTTGGAGAAGGCACAAAGATTGTATTAACGGGAGATCCATATCAAATAGATAACCCGTATTTGGACAGTTCATCTAACGGCTTAGTCTATACAGCTTCAAAATTTAAAGATAACCCTTTATCAGCTAATATTACAATGAAAAAAGGTGAAAGGTCAGAATTAGCTACAGTGTCTTCTGAAATTTTGTAA
- a CDS encoding 3'-5' exonuclease, translating into MKVKDKVFLALDFETTGLNPELGDRIIEIAAIPIYDKKINFKYAFHTLVNPNIFIPGEVSKFHKLNNQDISNAPSLSEVFPRFKEYIDDSIIVSHNVKMDLRFLDIAAKESGMFSIDNYYIDTLEISKYYFDKGPYNLEFLSKKFNLGIKQFHRAWDDALSTAKLFQKYIKLFSFEAIINFIKKWGD; encoded by the coding sequence ATGAAAGTTAAAGATAAAGTTTTTTTAGCTTTAGATTTTGAAACAACCGGTTTGAACCCTGAGTTAGGAGATCGGATTATAGAAATAGCAGCGATCCCCATATACGATAAAAAAATTAATTTCAAATATGCATTTCATACCTTGGTAAATCCAAATATATTCATACCTGGAGAGGTCTCTAAATTTCATAAATTAAATAATCAAGATATTTCTAACGCTCCATCCTTATCAGAAGTTTTCCCAAGATTTAAAGAGTATATTGATGATTCTATAATTGTATCACATAACGTAAAAATGGATCTGAGGTTTCTAGATATTGCTGCAAAAGAAAGTGGAATGTTTTCAATAGACAATTACTATATTGACACCCTCGAAATTTCAAAATACTATTTTGATAAAGGGCCATACAATCTTGAATTCCTTTCGAAAAAATTCAATTTAGGGATAAAACAATTTCATAGAGCCTGGGATGATGCACTATCTACAGCCAAACTTTTCCAAAAATATATAAAACTTTTTTCTTTCGAAGCAATAATCAATTTTATTAAAAAATGGGGTGATTGA
- a CDS encoding stage V sporulation protein S: MEVLKVAANSNPVAVAGALAAIIRDKGSAELQAIGAGAVNQAVKAIAIARGYVAPSGIDLVCVPAFSDVEIEGEERTAIKFLVKARD; the protein is encoded by the coding sequence ATGGAAGTACTAAAAGTAGCTGCTAATTCAAATCCTGTTGCTGTTGCCGGTGCTTTAGCTGCTATCATTAGAGATAAAGGAAGCGCTGAGTTACAGGCTATAGGAGCCGGCGCAGTTAATCAAGCTGTTAAAGCTATAGCAATAGCCAGGGGGTACGTAGCTCCGAGCGGAATCGATTTAGTTTGTGTTCCAGCGTTTTCAGATGTTGAAATTGAAGGGGAAGAGAGAACGGCAATTAAATTTTTGGTTAAAGCAAGAGACTAA
- a CDS encoding coiled-coil domain-containing protein, whose product MDVLKELENMLETLADKYNELKKEKNDLQTQYDELFSEYEKINNEKEEMGRELEELRRKNDEIENHLNQLKSSLISRLGDEFRTGEFDNPASSNTSFQDEPDQNRY is encoded by the coding sequence ATGGACGTTTTGAAGGAACTGGAAAATATGTTAGAAACGTTGGCCGACAAATACAACGAACTAAAAAAAGAAAAAAACGATCTTCAAACTCAGTACGATGAATTGTTCAGCGAATACGAAAAAATAAACAACGAAAAAGAAGAGATGGGACGTGAATTGGAAGAATTAAGAAGAAAGAATGATGAAATTGAAAACCATCTAAACCAGTTAAAAAGTTCACTTATATCAAGATTAGGAGATGAGTTTAGAACTGGAGAATTTGATAATCCGGCATCTTCAAATACTTCATTCCAAGATGAACCGGATCAAAATCGTTATTAA
- the zapA gene encoding cell division protein ZapA translates to MKNYRSIEVKILGKDYKYKVDEPEDVIKEILENIKSEVETYAKKIGGEEVDYIFLLLLLNERLNSIRTKQEIKQMVDKFSDMLNTALKSNDEGSDEQSKSIQWG, encoded by the coding sequence ATGAAGAATTATCGCTCAATTGAAGTAAAAATCTTAGGAAAAGATTATAAATATAAAGTGGACGAACCCGAGGATGTTATAAAAGAAATTTTAGAAAACATAAAATCGGAAGTTGAAACCTATGCAAAAAAAATCGGTGGAGAAGAAGTGGATTATATCTTTCTCCTATTACTTCTAAATGAAAGATTAAACAGTATAAGAACGAAACAAGAAATCAAACAAATGGTTGATAAGTTCAGTGATATGTTGAATACCGCACTTAAAAGCAATGATGAAGGTAGCGATGAACAAAGTAAAAGTATTCAATGGGGGTAA
- the murI gene encoding glutamate racemase, whose translation MKIGLFDSGIGGLTVLKKVIENFGNHEYFYLADNLNVPYGSKPIPFLRENLKNILSFFQKMKVDFLISACNTTDSIVKKTNFDTKNYNFTYVSIIDNAIKTIERNDTVLLLATENTINLGAYKEALISKKITNLEEKACPLFVPLIEEGYWDGQMAESVLRFYLQDSKSKYHKVILGCTHYPILEKQIRKYTNSSIVDPADGVVDFLKNEIKLERIDGKIKVNFLVTGNLEKFKFLSKVFMKDVKYHPIFKKIVL comes from the coding sequence ATGAAAATAGGACTTTTTGATTCAGGAATAGGTGGTTTAACGGTTTTAAAAAAAGTGATAGAAAATTTTGGTAATCATGAGTATTTTTATTTAGCTGATAATTTAAATGTACCTTATGGTTCAAAGCCTATTCCTTTTTTAAGAGAAAATTTAAAAAACATACTTTCTTTTTTTCAAAAGATGAAAGTTGATTTTCTAATTTCTGCATGTAATACAACAGATTCCATTGTAAAAAAAACCAATTTCGACACGAAAAATTATAACTTCACATATGTAAGTATAATTGACAACGCTATAAAAACAATAGAAAGAAACGATACTGTTCTTTTGTTAGCCACCGAGAACACCATTAATTTGGGGGCTTATAAGGAAGCTCTTATAAGCAAAAAAATAACCAATCTGGAAGAAAAGGCATGCCCATTGTTCGTTCCACTTATAGAAGAAGGTTATTGGGATGGACAGATGGCAGAGTCAGTTTTGAGATTTTATTTACAAGATTCCAAATCTAAGTACCACAAAGTAATATTAGGATGCACCCATTATCCAATTTTAGAAAAGCAAATTAGAAAATACACAAATTCTTCCATCGTTGATCCTGCAGATGGGGTTGTTGATTTTTTAAAAAATGAGATCAAATTAGAGAGAATAGATGGGAAAATTAAAGTAAATTTTTTAGTTACTGGCAACCTAGAAAAATTCAAATTTCTTTCCAAAGTTTTTATGAAAGACGTAAAGTATCACCCTATTTTTAAAAAAATCGTATTATAA
- the rapZ gene encoding RNase adapter RapZ — MITLLTKPTVFLITGLSGAGKTLLLQSLEDEGYYTVDNIPPHLIESFLNILCTSNVKKLAIVSDIRWKDPQKLIELFKNVESLAKCTMEIHKVFLKADKSELINRYKKTRRTHPLGLSLENAIDEEIKVMSEIESSCDIVIDTSSTEPTEFKKRFFQMIKEDMKKLKLNFISFGFKNGIPPISDYVFDVRYLPNPFYFPEMYELTGLDMKVMEFLEKFKETHETVDKIANLAKFIQDKYSESGRIEAYFCIGCTGGQHRSVYIAQKVYEILKKEGREVSIDHRDIER; from the coding sequence TTGATAACATTGCTAACAAAACCAACAGTTTTTTTAATTACCGGTTTATCTGGCGCAGGTAAAACTTTATTGTTACAATCTCTAGAAGACGAAGGGTACTATACAGTTGACAACATACCCCCTCATTTAATAGAATCTTTTTTAAATATTTTATGCACTAGCAATGTCAAAAAACTTGCTATAGTAAGTGATATTAGATGGAAAGATCCCCAAAAATTGATCGAATTATTTAAAAATGTTGAAAGTTTAGCCAAATGTACTATGGAAATTCATAAAGTCTTTTTAAAAGCTGATAAAAGTGAACTAATCAATAGATACAAAAAAACGAGAAGAACCCATCCGTTAGGTCTTTCCTTAGAGAATGCCATTGATGAAGAAATAAAAGTTATGTCAGAAATAGAGAGTTCTTGTGACATAGTTATCGATACTTCCTCAACTGAACCAACTGAATTTAAAAAAAGATTCTTTCAGATGATAAAAGAAGATATGAAAAAACTAAAGTTAAATTTTATCAGCTTTGGATTTAAAAATGGTATTCCGCCAATCTCTGATTATGTTTTTGACGTGAGATATCTTCCAAATCCTTTTTATTTTCCAGAGATGTATGAACTAACTGGTTTAGATATGAAAGTAATGGAATTCCTTGAAAAATTTAAAGAAACTCATGAAACCGTGGATAAGATTGCTAATTTAGCGAAGTTTATTCAAGATAAATATTCTGAAAGTGGCCGTATAGAAGCATATTTTTGCATAGGTTGCACCGGAGGCCAACATAGATCGGTTTACATTGCCCAAAAGGTTTATGAAATTTTAAAAAAAGAAGGAAGAGAAGTAAGCATAGATCACAGAGATATAGAACGATAA
- a CDS encoding gluconeogenesis factor YvcK family protein — translation MKNIVTIGGGTGTSQILRGLKWNQDIDIVSIVTVTDDGGSSGILREDFNILPPGDIRNNILALAEQETFLTKLLKYRFNEGFLKNHNLGNIILLALTRINGNNFPLAIKTLSEALKIKGRVFPASLDSLKLVAELDDGEIIFGETSIVLKNKNIKRIWLDGNAEAFDESVMAIQKADIIIFGPGSLYTSIIPNILVDGIRNAINLCKAKKLYIANIMTQPGETTNYSLKDHVEELENYLGEELDYIIANKSNLPYEIIQRYQKMGSSPVKLDMEEDRRVVVSDLVYIINDEEPKIRHDPKKTSELILKCVL, via the coding sequence GTGAAAAATATTGTAACTATTGGTGGTGGAACGGGAACAAGTCAAATATTAAGGGGATTGAAATGGAATCAAGATATAGATATTGTTTCCATAGTAACCGTTACAGATGATGGAGGAAGTTCCGGTATATTGCGTGAAGATTTTAATATATTACCGCCAGGAGATATTAGGAACAATATCTTAGCTTTGGCTGAACAAGAAACCTTTCTGACTAAATTACTTAAATATCGATTTAATGAAGGATTCTTAAAAAATCATAATCTCGGTAACATAATTTTGCTAGCATTAACTAGAATTAACGGCAATAATTTTCCCTTAGCTATCAAAACATTGTCGGAAGCTCTGAAAATAAAAGGGAGGGTCTTTCCTGCCTCTTTGGACTCTCTAAAACTTGTAGCAGAACTTGACGATGGTGAAATCATTTTTGGGGAAACATCAATTGTGTTGAAAAACAAAAATATAAAAAGAATCTGGTTGGACGGCAATGCCGAAGCATTTGATGAAAGCGTTATGGCAATTCAAAAAGCTGATATAATAATTTTTGGACCTGGCAGTTTATATACGAGTATTATCCCCAATATATTGGTAGACGGAATAAGAAACGCAATCAATTTATGCAAAGCAAAGAAATTATATATAGCAAATATTATGACACAGCCAGGGGAAACGACCAATTATTCTTTGAAAGATCATGTTGAAGAACTAGAAAATTATTTAGGCGAAGAATTAGATTACATCATAGCCAATAAATCAAATTTACCATATGAAATAATTCAAAGATACCAGAAAATGGGATCTAGTCCGGTAAAGTTGGATATGGAAGAAGATAGAAGAGTAGTGGTATCTGATTTGGTTTATATTATAAACGATGAGGAACCGAAAATTAGACATGATCCAAAGAAAACATCAGAGTTGATTTTAAAATGCGTTCTATGA
- the whiA gene encoding DNA-binding protein WhiA, with protein MRSMNSFSEALKLSLVNSDYIFPEAEFYGFFIGKGEIIEKETEKLIKISITSLNSFKRLYKLCKFSFTEKFEVKFNNEKRLNLGGTGSIFLNYQTIYKILKKNNLYLNETKFSPPLKKDPVIFGSFIKGLLLSCGSISVKESYHLEFNLKTNNVFKEDLVRTFKNLLGVNARFLNRSKGSKVYIKSRDDILNILELLNAKEKVKELSELMDIRDLRSNVTRTINLISANSSKTARSSIKQINDIQIIQESIGIDSLPNDLKQIAAFRLENEDASLSNMAESLSMKKSTLYNKLKKISKIAESLKNT; from the coding sequence ATGCGTTCTATGAATTCATTTTCAGAAGCTTTAAAATTAAGCCTAGTGAACAGTGATTACATTTTCCCAGAGGCTGAGTTCTATGGTTTTTTCATAGGAAAAGGTGAAATTATTGAAAAAGAAACTGAAAAATTAATAAAAATATCCATAACATCTTTGAATAGTTTTAAAAGATTATACAAACTGTGCAAATTTTCTTTCACAGAAAAATTTGAAGTAAAATTTAACAACGAAAAAAGGTTAAATCTTGGTGGAACAGGTTCTATATTCTTAAACTATCAAACGATATATAAAATATTAAAGAAAAACAACCTTTATCTAAATGAAACTAAATTTTCCCCACCTTTAAAAAAAGATCCAGTAATTTTTGGATCTTTTATTAAAGGTTTATTGTTGTCTTGTGGATCTATATCAGTAAAAGAATCCTATCATTTAGAATTTAATTTGAAAACTAACAATGTATTTAAAGAGGATTTAGTTAGAACATTTAAGAATCTTTTAGGGGTAAATGCCAGATTTTTAAATAGAAGTAAGGGCTCTAAAGTATACATAAAATCACGCGATGACATTTTGAATATCCTTGAGCTTCTCAACGCCAAAGAAAAAGTAAAAGAACTAAGTGAATTAATGGATATAAGGGATTTACGTAGCAACGTCACAAGGACTATTAATTTAATATCTGCTAATTCATCAAAAACGGCTCGTAGCTCAATAAAGCAAATTAACGATATACAAATTATTCAAGAAAGCATTGGTATAGATAGTTTACCAAATGACCTAAAACAAATTGCTGCTTTTAGATTAGAAAATGAAGATGCAAGTTTGAGTAACATGGCAGAATCTTTATCAATGAAAAAATCTACCTTGTACAACAAACTAAAAAAAATCTCAAAAATTGCCGAATCTCTAAAAAATACCTAA
- the nrdR gene encoding transcriptional regulator NrdR yields MKCPFCGYEETKVLDSRPVSNGTSIRRRRECLQCQARFTTYERYEQTRIRIIKKDGRRELYDRKKLMNGILKACEKRPVSTDQIEEIVDNIEEQLRRSGNSEIYSSEIGDKVMEQLKSIDQVAYVRFASVYKEFRDLDSFLQAIRELKNS; encoded by the coding sequence ATGAAATGTCCTTTCTGTGGTTACGAGGAAACTAAAGTTCTGGACTCAAGACCAGTTAGTAACGGCACTTCCATAAGAAGAAGAAGAGAGTGCTTGCAATGCCAAGCGCGCTTTACAACTTATGAAAGATACGAGCAAACAAGGATAAGAATAATAAAAAAAGATGGCAGAAGAGAACTTTACGATAGAAAAAAACTAATGAACGGGATCTTAAAAGCTTGTGAAAAAAGGCCTGTAAGTACTGATCAAATCGAAGAAATTGTTGATAATATAGAAGAACAATTAAGAAGAAGTGGCAATTCAGAAATTTATTCTTCTGAAATTGGTGATAAGGTTATGGAGCAATTGAAATCAATCGACCAGGTAGCTTATGTGAGATTTGCTTCCGTGTATAAAGAATTTAGAGATTTAGACAGCTTTTTACAAGCTATAAGAGAATTAAAAAATAGTTAA
- the greA gene encoding transcription elongation factor GreA, giving the protein MAEQVYQLTREGYEKLKREREELKKRLMGEVAERIKEARELGDLSENSEYEEAKNEQGMIDSRIKEIDYILDNAEIIENGGNHDNSTVSLGKKVKIKDYRLNREQEFVLVTPQEANIEENKISIESPIGRSLLGRKKGEVINIKTARGSSKKIEIKEIS; this is encoded by the coding sequence GTGGCTGAACAAGTATACCAACTAACCCGAGAAGGGTACGAAAAATTAAAGAGGGAACGAGAAGAGCTTAAAAAAAGACTTATGGGAGAAGTTGCCGAAAGAATTAAAGAAGCCAGGGAATTGGGAGATCTTTCAGAAAACAGTGAGTACGAAGAGGCAAAAAACGAACAAGGAATGATAGATTCCAGAATCAAAGAGATAGATTATATATTAGACAATGCAGAAATAATTGAAAATGGAGGCAACCACGATAACTCTACCGTAAGTTTGGGGAAAAAAGTGAAAATAAAAGACTATAGATTGAATAGAGAGCAGGAATTCGTTCTAGTTACCCCTCAAGAGGCAAATATAGAAGAAAATAAGATCAGTATTGAATCTCCTATTGGAAGATCATTACTAGGAAGGAAAAAAGGTGAAGTTATCAACATTAAAACCGCCAGAGGAAGTTCAAAAAAAATAGAAATCAAAGAGATAAGCTAA
- the lysS gene encoding lysine--tRNA ligase: MDLRNIRMHQLKEMREKGYNPYKYNFQKNYTSQQIKDLFDSKIEAGQQLPDEVFNFGGRLMNLRKHGKSAFADLKDEFGRIQVYIRLDQVGQENYDFFKEYIDIGDWIGIKGYPFKTRTGELTLLALDIELLSKAIRPLPEKWHGLKDKEVRYRQRYVDMIANDDTIKTLRTRFLIIKYIREYLNNKGFLEVETPVLQSIMGGANARPFITHLNVYDIDMYLRIATELHLKRLVVGGMEKVYEIGKIFRNEGVSNKHNPEFTSIELYQAFADYNDMMELTEDLLYNITKKVHNKAKIMYQGEEIDFTPPFKRIKMREFIQENLGIDIVEASDQELKEFLKNKGEEVEIEDRYHYLDKVWDLVEDKIVQPTFVMDYPIELSPLAKRKKDDPRLTERFELIIKGNEIANAFSELNDPQDQFERFKKQMELKELGDEEAQMMDLDFIRALEYGLPPTGGLGIGIDRVCMLLTDTPTIRDIIPFPIVKPMAFEDEEAMLKEEETNE; this comes from the coding sequence ATGGACCTTAGAAATATACGAATGCATCAATTAAAAGAAATGAGGGAAAAAGGATACAATCCGTATAAGTACAATTTTCAAAAAAATTATACTTCCCAACAAATCAAAGACCTTTTCGATAGTAAAATAGAGGCTGGCCAACAATTACCGGATGAAGTTTTTAATTTCGGCGGAAGGCTGATGAATTTAAGAAAACATGGCAAATCTGCTTTTGCTGATTTAAAAGATGAATTTGGACGTATCCAGGTATATATCCGTTTGGATCAAGTAGGGCAAGAAAACTATGATTTTTTCAAAGAATATATTGATATTGGAGACTGGATAGGAATAAAAGGTTATCCCTTCAAAACGAGAACTGGCGAATTAACTCTTTTGGCTTTAGATATAGAATTACTCTCAAAAGCTATTCGCCCTCTTCCTGAAAAATGGCATGGCCTTAAAGATAAAGAAGTTCGATATAGACAAAGATATGTGGATATGATCGCAAACGATGACACCATTAAAACCCTCAGAACACGTTTTTTAATCATAAAATACATCAGAGAGTATTTAAACAACAAAGGTTTTTTAGAAGTTGAAACCCCAGTTCTTCAAAGTATAATGGGTGGAGCAAATGCAAGACCTTTTATTACCCATCTAAACGTATATGATATAGATATGTACTTACGCATAGCCACGGAATTACATCTAAAAAGACTAGTCGTAGGTGGGATGGAGAAAGTTTATGAAATAGGGAAAATATTCAGAAACGAAGGTGTTTCAAACAAACATAATCCTGAATTCACATCTATTGAATTGTACCAAGCTTTCGCTGACTACAACGATATGATGGAACTAACCGAAGATCTCTTATACAACATTACCAAAAAAGTTCACAACAAAGCAAAGATTATGTACCAAGGAGAAGAAATAGATTTCACACCTCCTTTCAAAAGAATAAAGATGAGAGAATTCATACAAGAAAATCTTGGAATAGATATAGTGGAAGCTAGTGATCAGGAACTGAAAGAGTTTTTGAAAAACAAGGGTGAAGAGGTAGAAATAGAAGACAGATACCATTACCTCGACAAAGTATGGGATTTAGTCGAAGATAAGATCGTTCAACCTACTTTTGTTATGGATTATCCTATCGAATTATCTCCACTGGCAAAAAGAAAAAAAGATGATCCAAGGTTAACCGAAAGGTTTGAATTAATAATAAAGGGCAATGAAATAGCGAACGCCTTTTCTGAATTGAACGATCCTCAAGACCAATTTGAAAGGTTTAAAAAGCAAATGGAACTGAAAGAGTTGGGCGATGAAGAAGCTCAAATGATGGATCTTGATTTCATTAGGGCATTAGAATATGGTTTGCCTCCAACTGGAGGACTAGGAATAGGTATTGACAGGGTTTGTATGCTGCTTACTGATACTCCAACTATTCGCGACATTATACCTTTTCCAATTGTAAAACCCATGGCTTTCGAAGACGAAGAAGCCATGTTAAAAGAAGAAGAGACAAACGAATGA
- the ispE gene encoding 4-(cytidine 5'-diphospho)-2-C-methyl-D-erythritol kinase, with translation MHLKAFGKVNLYLDVISRRKDNYHNILTLFQSINEHDDIFIEFSESEIFESEPPLNISWDNNIIKKSIETFKKETGFDNFNLKIKLIKNLPMGGGLGGGSADAAAVLNFLSKNFKISEKDLFEISCKIGSDVPFLLKGGTAIGKGKGEILEFLEPLKLNIQIYPMNYNIDTKKMYEKLDQNWKSINHFGDPYNLYEALKNNDIITAKQNAFNVFEQVAFKEYPKLKQKKEDMEKDEGIIFALMSGSGSTLYKVIYAN, from the coding sequence ATGCATTTAAAAGCCTTTGGGAAAGTTAACCTTTACTTAGATGTAATTAGTAGGAGAAAAGATAATTACCATAATATTTTAACCCTTTTCCAATCTATTAACGAACACGACGATATATTTATTGAATTTTCTGAAAGTGAAATATTCGAATCAGAACCTCCTTTAAATATTTCATGGGATAATAATATAATAAAAAAGTCCATAGAGACCTTTAAAAAAGAAACGGGTTTTGACAATTTTAACTTAAAAATTAAGCTTATTAAGAATTTACCTATGGGTGGAGGACTAGGGGGTGGAAGTGCCGACGCTGCTGCTGTCTTAAACTTCCTTTCAAAGAATTTTAAAATATCAGAAAAAGACTTATTCGAAATAAGTTGCAAAATCGGGAGTGATGTCCCATTTTTGCTAAAAGGTGGAACCGCTATAGGTAAAGGGAAAGGAGAAATTTTGGAATTTTTGGAACCTTTAAAATTAAATATTCAAATATACCCCATGAACTATAATATTGATACTAAAAAAATGTACGAAAAACTTGATCAAAATTGGAAAAGTATAAACCATTTCGGTGATCCATACAATTTGTACGAAGCTTTAAAAAATAACGACATTATAACTGCTAAACAAAATGCGTTTAACGTATTCGAACAAGTGGCATTCAAAGAATATCCTAAATTGAAGCAAAAAAAGGAAGACATGGAAAAGGATGAAGGAATTATATTTGCTTTGATGTCTGGTTCAGGTAGTACATTATACAAAGTAATTTATGCTAACTGA
- a CDS encoding EscU/YscU/HrcU family type III secretion system export apparatus switch protein — MSNSKKAVALRYKQGTDQAPKVVAKGIDSIARRIIEIAEEENIPIVKSEKAVEEFYGLDLDEEIPPELYELAAEIIAFVFKLDKEFS, encoded by the coding sequence ATGTCTAATTCAAAAAAAGCAGTAGCTTTACGGTATAAACAAGGAACGGATCAAGCACCTAAAGTGGTTGCAAAAGGTATAGATTCAATAGCCAGGAGAATCATAGAAATAGCTGAAGAGGAAAACATACCAATAGTTAAAAGTGAAAAAGCCGTAGAAGAGTTTTATGGTTTAGATTTGGATGAAGAAATTCCTCCCGAATTGTATGAATTGGCCGCTGAAATAATTGCTTTTGTCTTTAAGTTAGATAAAGAGTTCAGTTAG